The DNA segment GCTGCTTGATGTGCAAGACGAACTACGTTGGGACAATAAGGACATTGAGGCGTTGTAAATACCTGTACGTGAATAGCCTTGTCTATTGCTTCGATATCCGCAACCATTTCATCAGGCAAATCGACAGACCCTGTAGATACATTGATTATATCTGAGATTAGTGCTCCAAACTCATGGCCTGCTGGGATTCCATAGAAACGCACATTGTATTTTTCCTGTCCGTGAAGAACGATGGCGGGGGTAAACCGTATACCCATCTCTGTGGCAAGGTCTTTCTCCTTTGGGAAATTATGTTCTGCTAATTTAATTTTGTCTGAGACTTCTGCTACGTTGCTTGCCAAATCTCTAGTATCATTACAGTAGAGGCAATCATGGTCCTCTAAGAAAAGATGCATGGTAACTTGGCCTTCAAGTGCCTCGAATCTCTTCTGAACCTCTTTTCTTGTTTCATCATCCATCTCAACTACCATAGGTCACCAACTCTAAACATGTACTCTATCGACCCATTATATTTTTATTCCACAGTTCTTTCACGAGAGCAAATGTGGATCTGGAATTAGCGAAATCTATTGCCTCCTGCCTCTGAAATGACTAAACCCAAGTGATTCTTGAATTCTCCTTCAGTTTCTTCATTGCTGGTGGAATGTTCTCTTTCTTTTTGTAATTCTTGTCTGCTACCAGTTCAGCATCTTCTGGTAATATCATGTCAATAAGCTCGGGGCACTCGAATAGTGGCGTGAGATTCACCCGTTCAAAATTGTTCTCTTCTTGCTCGTGGTGGCTATAGATGTATAGCTCTTCTAGGTTCCTGCAATTAGATAGGGGCTCAAGATTGATTTCACTGAGCTTGTTTCTTGAAATGTCCATGCTGTAGAGCGCAGAGCACTCCGCCAAGGGGCTCAAATCTATTTCTCGTAGGTTATTCATGGCTATTCCGAGCCTACCTAAATTCTTGCAGCTCGATAATGGCTTAAGGTCGATTTCTCTCAGTTCATTGCCTCCAAGCCGTAGGATATGCAATTCTGAATCTGCAAGCGATGTCAAATCGAGATCTTCCAGATAATTATGATGAAGATAGAGATAACGTAGCCCTTCTGCGTTTTCTAGTGGAGCAATGTCCAACGATCGCAATTCGTTGTACATGAGATTTAGTTGCTCTAGCTCGTGACAATTAGCCAAAGGTGATAGATTCAAACTGTCGAGTAGGTTATTCGCTAATTCCAATCGATTTAGATGAGGACAATTGGCTAGAGATTCAAGGTTTATCTCTCTCAGCTTGTTATTGAATAGCCGTAAACTTCGTAAGCCCGTACATTTGGCCAATGCAGAGAGATCGACACCTTCTAGGATATTTGTTCCTATGTTAAGCTTCTCCAGATTCTCGCATTTCTTCAAAGGGACTATATCCAAACTGGTGAAGCTATTCTTTGATAGATCTAGATTCCGCAGATTAGAGCAAGTACTGAGGGGTTCTAAATCAATGGAAGTGAGCTTGTTTCCGTCCAGCTCTAGCTCAGTAAGACTATCGCAATCCTCAAGCTCTGAAAGATCTATTTCTTCAATGGATTTCTTCCGTAGCTTAATTATACCGTTGTCAACACTGGCTGTTTCAGATACTCCGTCTGTTGTCGTGTAAGAGACACTACATTCTGTCAATCTTTTATCCTCTCAACCTGAACCTACTGTAGCTCTTTGTCTTAACGATGCTATTTCAGCCTTACTTCTGCTGAGCTTAACACAGATACCACTGTATACGCTTATCATAGAAATTCAATATTGATTATATTATGAAATGTATTCTTGCGTACTGGGGGTTTCAGTGAAATCGAGTAAGAACATATCGATGAAAATTGTCTTTATCCTGCTCCTTATGATTGCCTTATGTCAGAATGGAATAACTCCTGTTTCAGCATCACCTATGTTTCAGGGCAAGAAACGGGATTCTTCCTTTTGAAGGAGACAAATGCAACTATTGATAATGCCGCCATCACTGCTGATCTTTCAGTCCTAATAACTGATGAGGGCAATTTCAGCTATTCTGTGAATATGAACTATTCCTTCCGTATACGGAATACTATGGCAAAGAACCACAGCATCGTCCTTGCTTATGCTACTGTTGGCGGTCATAGTGATTTTGTTTCTCCTTTCAAATGGTATGTGGAACCTTCAGGAGAAAACTACACGGCTTCTCAGCATGAATGTACAAATCTAACAGTCCATAATTGGGCTGATGAGGCTGCGATCTATCATCTTATCAATGTGACAATGCGCCCCCTTTCCACTTCTGACATAGATATAGACATTCACTATGATTTCTGGGTCGTAGCTGACCACTTCGACTTTTCTACGGCAGTTGGCCAAAGCTTGCCATGGAAATCATCTGCCATGCAGTCTGTCGTAATTTCTATCATGAACAGGACACTATTCGAAGGCATTGTTTTCCAATCAAATGAGAATCTGACAATCTCCAGTTCTGAACAATCGAAGAATGGAACGTGGCATCTGAATATGACCAGATATCATGAGGATTTCATAACAACGAGGCTGAGGCAAAATACTCACTTGCCACCTAGGTCTTCTGTATGTACCCCTGTCGCAGCAATGGCTGTAGTGTTGATTACTCTGGTTGTTGGATCTTTTGTTCTATGGCGAGACAAAAAGGAACGTTCAAGCGGTGGCACAATTGAAACAAAAACCAATTTGAATCATATTGGTTAGGTTTAATACACAAGAGGCACTGTAGAGACAGAGAAACCTACTGACAAAGGAGAGAAAACAGTTGACCAAGTGGAAAAAGCATCTCAAAGAAGTATCAGAACTCAGGGAGAGAAACAGAGAGTTGGACATGGAGACAGCACAACGTCTTGATGAAATGTTGGCCGATATCAAAGATACCGGCAAAGCTGTGAGTTTAGAGTTCCTCAAGGAGTACCTCCGTCTACGCCCGGATAATGATGACGCCATGCAGGAACTGAAAATGAAGCTCCAAATGAAAGATGATGTAACCCACCGGGTAATCATTGATGATACTGATCAGACGGTTTACGTGGCTTTCAACACCCCCACCAGAGAATAGCACTTTAACAAAATAGTGTAGCATTGAGGATATATGGCAGCTCCAACAACCACACTCATAGCTTTGGGGTTGCTCTTTCCTTCCCTCGTTTCTTTAGATACCGGTTTAGTAGTATTCTGCCGAGAGTTCAATCTTTGCCCTTTTCAATCAATTGAAGGAAACCCCCGAGTGATGAAACTCGGGGGCTATCTCAGAATCTTATGTTGGCTATTTTCTGTACTTCTTGACTACAGCTAGGAATTCCTCGACGTTTTTGGTTATTACCTCGAAATTGCCTTCACGAATTGCCTGCTTATCGGTTATAGCACTTCCAACTCCTAAGGCAAAAGAACCAGCTTCCAGTAGCGGTCCTGCACTGTCAAGATTGACCCCGCCAGTTGGCACCAGAGGAACCTGTGGGAGGGGTGCTCGCACCGCTCTTATGTATGAGGCTCCTCCAACATTCTTGTTTGGAAAGACCTTCACCGCATCCGCTCCCATCGTATAGGCTTCCAGAATCTCAGTTGGCGTCAAGGCTCCGGGAATACACGGTTTAGAATAGCGTCTCGATATCTCGATAAGCTCCTTTGAATAAATTGGACTCACGATAAACTCGCTACCTGCAAGT comes from the Candidatus Thorarchaeota archaeon genome and includes:
- a CDS encoding thioredoxin family protein — encoded protein: MDDETRKEVQKRFEALEGQVTMHLFLEDHDCLYCNDTRDLASNVAEVSDKIKLAEHNFPKEKDLATEMGIRFTPAIVLHGQEKYNVRFYGIPAGHEFGALISDIINVSTGSVDLPDEMVADIEAIDKAIHVQVFTTPQCPYCPNVVRLAHQAAIINPKIEADMIESLEFKELAQRYEVFGVPKAIFNEVLTAEGNITPNEFVDKLYEATED
- a CDS encoding leucine-rich repeat protein, with translation MTECSVSYTTTDGVSETASVDNGIIKLRKKSIEEIDLSELEDCDSLTELELDGNKLTSIDLEPLSTCSNLRNLDLSKNSFTSLDIVPLKKCENLEKLNIGTNILEGVDLSALAKCTGLRSLRLFNNKLREINLESLANCPHLNRLELANNLLDSLNLSPLANCHELEQLNLMYNELRSLDIAPLENAEGLRYLYLHHNYLEDLDLTSLADSELHILRLGGNELREIDLKPLSSCKNLGRLGIAMNNLREIDLSPLAECSALYSMDISRNKLSEINLEPLSNCRNLEELYIYSHHEQEENNFERVNLTPLFECPELIDMILPEDAELVADKNYKKKENIPPAMKKLKENSRITWV
- the eda gene encoding bifunctional 4-hydroxy-2-oxoglutarate aldolase/2-dehydro-3-deoxy-phosphogluconate aldolase, whose product is MNLIHDTALIPIIRVESADTAFKVADAFLEGGINIIEVTFSVPGAAEVVEELTAEIGDDVLVGTGTVLDAETARRAILAGSEFIVSPIYSKELIEISRRYSKPCIPGALTPTEILEAYTMGADAVKVFPNKNVGGASYIRAVRAPLPQVPLVPTGGVNLDSAGPLLEAGSFALGVGSAITDKQAIREGNFEVITKNVEEFLAVVKKYRK